DNA sequence from the Myxococcales bacterium genome:
GAGCTCCTTGGCGCGGTGGTTCGGGGGCTCGTCCTCGGTCAGGCGCAAGAGCGCCAGCTTGGTGCCCTCGTCGCGGTTGGCCAGGAATCGCAGGTACAGGAGCGACGCGGACGCCCACGGGTGGTCGGCCTCCTTGCGGGTCGCGGCCTCGTACTGCTGCTGGGCGTCGGCCAGGCGGTCGGCGTCGAGCATCATGTCGCCGCAGTCGAGGTGGGCGCTGACGTCGGTGGCGTCGTGGCTGCCGGCGCGCGCGAACCACTGGGCGGCCTCGTCGACGCGCGCGGCGTCGCGCAGCGCGTTGGCGACGCCGATCGCGCTCTTCCACGACGGATCGATCTGGTAGGCGTGCTGGGCGAACTGCAGCGCGTCCTCGGCCCCCCCGAGGCGGCGCGCCACCATCGAGCTGCCGAACCACAGCAACCCCTCGCGCGGGTGCAGCCCGCGCAACGTCGCCAGGATCCGCGCGCCCGACTCGAGCGTGGCCTTGCGGGGGTCGTCGGCCGGGATCGGCACCGGACACTTCGAGGCGATCTTCAGGATGTCGACGGCGATGCCGCTGATCAGCTCGGGCAGCGGGATCGACTCGACGACCCCGGCCTGGCTCATCCACCACTCGCACCACAGCATGTACGGGATGTCGGGGCGGATCTCGGCGACGTCGGTGATGAGGTCCATGGCCTCGGACCAGCGCCGCATCCACGCCAGCACGTAGCTCTTGTTGGCGGCGTCGACGAAGCTGACGTCGCCCTCGAGCTGGACCAGCGCCATCGGATCGGGCGCGGCCGCGATGATCTCGTTGAGGAGCTGCATGCGCTCGCGATCCATCGGATCGTGGGTGAGCGCGCAGCCGATGTGGTGCAGCGCGTGCGGCAGGTCGCGCTGGGCCAGGGCCTGGCGCGCGAGCGCGACGTCTTGATCGGGTGAACCCTGGCGTGGATCCGACATGGCACCAGGATGGAGCCCGCGCCGGCGGCCGTGTGACCTCGCGGGGCAAAAAAACGCGCGACGTGGCGCCGCGCCGCGGCGGCGACGCTACGGCTGGGCCGCGACCGCGACGCCGGGCACCCACAGCGGCGTCTCGGCGCCGCCGACCTCGAGCTCGTAGTAGCCCTGCAGCGCCTGGCGGACGACCGCCGAGTGCAGGAGGCCGTCGGCCAGCGCGACCAGCACGCGCGTGCCCGCCGGCAAGGTCGCCGGCTCGGTCGGCACCTCGATCGCCGGGGCCGAGGTGGCGGCGACGGTGTCGGGGCTGGGCTCCTCGGGCGGCGGGCCCTTGGCGGTGTCCTCCACCGCGGGCGCGGGCTCGGCCGTCCCGCCGATGGCGCCGGAGGCCTCGGCCTTGCCGCCGATCATGCCGGACGCCTCGGCCTTGCCGCCGATCATGCCGGACGCCGCGGCCTTGCCGCCGATCATGCCGGAGGCCGCGGCCTTGCCGCTGATCATGCCGGAGGCCTCGGGGGCGCCGCCGATCATGCCGGCGGCCTCGGGGGTGCCGCCGATCATGCCGGAGGCCTCGGGGGTGCCGCCGATCATGCCGGAGGCCTCGGGGGTGCCGCCGATCATGCCGGAGGCCTCGGGCGCGCCGCCGATCCAGCCGGACGCCTCGGCCGCGGGGTTGCCCCGGGCGGCGGGGGCTGGCGCCCCGCCGTTGGGGGGCGTGGCCTCGGGCGGCGCCGACCAGCTCGGCGTCGGCATCGGCGCCGGCATCGGCACCTCGAGCGGCTGCAGATCGGGGCCGACCTGCAGGATCTCGAGGCTCGCGAAGCGGCCGAACTGGACCCCGAACACCGAGCCGACCGTCGGGTTGTAGGCCGACAGCTCCTCGGCCAGCGGCCCCCACATCGATGGATCGGTGACCGCGCGCGGCGACCCGGCCATCGCGATCTTGCGCGGCAGCACCTTGCCGAGCAGGCGCTGGACGCTCTGGGCCACGCTGTGGGTGAGGCCGTCGTTGATGCGATCGAACGGCAGCCCGACGAACTGCGCCACCAGCATGCCGGGATCCGAGACCCGGACCAGCACGCTGCCGCTGGCGCGCACGATGACCTGGGTCCCGGTGCCCGGCAGCGCGAACTGCGTGACCATGTCGAACGGCACCTCGACCGGGCCGACGAGCACGAAGTAGACGGCGAGCGGCTTGCTGGGCTCGGGCGACTGCCACTGGTGGCGGCCGGGGCCCAGGAGTCCGCCGACCGCCCAGGCCGGGCACAGGACCACGACCTCGTCGGCGCCGCACGAGACGTCGACCACCGGCCCCACCGCATACGGGTACGCGTAGACGAGCTGGTCGGCGGCGACTGCGTCTCGGACAACCATCATCGGCGCCAGAATACTAGCGGACCCGGGACGCCTCCGACAACGCGGATCGGCGCCTCCCGGAGGTCACGCCGCGGTGTCCGCGGCCGCGTCGGCGGGCGGCCGGGGCAGCCCGACCGGGTGGATGCGGACCCGGCGGACCCGGCGCGGCGACGCCTCGATGATCTCGAGGATGGTGCCGTCCTCGGTGGTCAGCCGCTCGCCGGCCTGCGGGATCGCCTGGGCCAGCGACATGCACAGGCCGGCGATCGTGGTGCGGTCGGCGCCGACCGGCAGGTCCAGATCGAGCGCGCGGTTGACCTTGCGCACCGGCGCCCAGCCCTGGGCGATGGCGGTGCCGCTGGCCTCGCGCACGATCAGCGCGTCGGGCTCGTCGTCCTCGCTGAAGATGTCGCCGACCAGCTCCTCGACCAGATCCTCGATCGTCACCAGGCCGGCCAGGCCGCCGTGCTCGTCGGTGACCACCGCCATCTGCACGCGCCGGCGCTGCATCTCGCGCAGCAGATCGAGCGCGCGGGTGCGCTCGCCGACGACGTACGGCGGCCGCAGGATGTCGGCGAACTGCACCAGCCCGCGCTCCCAGGTCAGCGCCAGCACGTCGCGCGCGACCACGTAGCCGACGATGTTGTCGATCTGGCCGGCGTAGACCGGCATGCGCGAGTGGCCCTCCTCGAGGATGGCCCGCTGGATCTCCTCGGCCGGGGCGCCCTGCTTGAGCGCGACGACGCGGTTGCGCGGCACCATCACCTCGGCGACGGTGATCGCCTCGAACTCGAGCGCGCGCGACGCGATCTCCGAGGCGCGCGGGTCGACCGAGCCGGTCTTGGCGGCCTCCTCGACCAGCTCCTGCAGCTCGTCGCGCGACAGCCGGGTCTCGGTGAAGGTGGTCTTGTCGCCGAACGCTCGCAGGACCACGTTCGAGACCCCGGTCAGGAGCCACACCAGCGGCCGCATCACGTGCGACAGGAACAACACCGGCCGCGCGACCACGAACGAGAACGTGTCGGAGTAGCGCAGCGCGAGCGACTTGGGCACCAGCTCGCCGATGATCAGCTCCGCGAACGAGATCGCCACGATCACCAGCGCCAGCGCGATGGTGTCGGCGGAGTGATCGACGCCCATCGATCGCAGCAGGTCCGCGATCGAGCTGGCGCCGTGGGCGCCGCCGAAGGTCGCCGCCGCGGTCCCGACCACGGTCAGGCCGATCTGCAGCGTGGCCAGGAACCGCTCGGGCCGGTTGCGCAGCGCCTGGACCGCGATCGCGCGCCGGTCGCCCCGCCGGATGAACTCGGTCAGGCGGGTCTTGCGGACCGAGAGCAGCGCGATCTCCGCCCCCGCGAACACGCCGTTGCCGACGATGAGGACGAAGATCAGGAGGAAGTCGAGCATCCCACGGGCGTGCCGCACCGGCGGCCGGCCGGCAGTGTACCCGAAGGTGGGCGTCCGGACCATGCGCCGGCGTTCGTGTTACGCCCTCGCGATGAACGCCATGTACCTCGTCGCGCCGATCGCCATCATCGGCGTGATCGCCTACAGCATGATCATGGTGCGGCGCACGCGCGCGCACGTGAGCGCGGTCGGCGCCGAGCAGGCCCTGACCGACACCTACGGCGCGGCGTTCGAGCTGGCCCCGGGCGAGCTGCTGCGCAACCTGTGGATGGGCCAGCTCTACACCGGCCCGGCCGTGCCGGAGTTCCACGACTCGGTCGGCGACAAGGCCGGGCGGCTGGCCAAGCAGGCCGGCGCCGCGCTGCTGGGGGCCAAGCTGCGCTACGTCGCGATCCAGGTGCACGTGGCCGCGACGACCCAGGGCCGGCTCGTCGTCGCGCGCACCGGCACCGAGGGCGGCGACGATCTCGGCCTGCGGCCGCACTCGGGCTGGGCCCTGGGCCAGCCGGGCGTGGCGTTCGCGCCCGAGCTCGGGCTCGACGTCGGCGGGCCGCCGGCGTTCGACAACGGCTACCGCGGCGAGGTCGGGTTCGTCATGTTCGGCACCGCGCCGGGCCAGCGGCTGCCGGTGTGGCTGCCGGCCGACGGCATCGCCGCGATCGCGGCCTGGCGCGGGGCCGCCGCGTGAGCCGCTGGCTGGTCACCGGCGCCAACCGCGGCATCGGCCGCGAGCTGGTGCGGCAGCTCGGCGCGCGCGGCGACGCCGTCGTCGCGGTCGTCCGGAATCCGGACAGTCTGGCGCCGGGGCCCGGGCTCGAGGTCATCGGCTGCGACGTCGCCGACGGCGCCGCGGTCGCGCGCCTGGCGGCGGCGCTGGGCGACGGCGCGCTCGACGTGATCGTCAACAACGCCGGGGTCTGGCCCGACGACGGCCAGGCCCTGGGCGGGCTCGACTTCGCGGAGCTCGAGCGGTCGCTCGCGGTCAACGCGCTGGCGCCGCTGCGCGTGACCGAGGCGCTCCTGCCGCACCTGCGGCGCGGGCGCGGCAAGAAGGTCGCGCACATCTCGTCGGGGCTGGGCTCGATCGCCGACAACACCAGCGGCGGCTGGTACGGCTACCGCCTGGCCAAGGCCGCGCTCAACATGGCGGCCCGGACCCTGGCCCGCGACCTCGTCGATGACGGCATCCACGTCGCGGTGATCGATCCCGGCTGGGTCCAGACCGACATGGGCGGCGCCAACGCGCCGACCGCGGTCGCCGACTCGGCGCGCGGCATCCTGGCGCAGATCGATCGGCTCGACGCGCGCACGTCGGGCGGCTTCCTGCACTGGCAGGGCGGCACGACGCCGTGGTGAGCGGGCCGGTCCGCGCGCGGAGCTCGGATCGATCGCGCACCGGTCCGCGCGTCGGGCGGCGCGTCGGGCGGCGCGTGTCCGTCAGCGCGGCTTGACCGCGCGCGGCAAGAGCGCCCAGTACTGGCCCTTGCCGCCGAGGTGACCGGCGACGTCGCCGTCGGCGGCGTCGGGGCCCCAGTACAGGTCGGCCCGGACCGCGCCCTTGATGTTGCCGCCGGTGTCCTGGGCGACGACCAGGTGCCGCCACGGCTCGGTGCCGCGGGCGTTGACCCGGGGCGCGTCGGTGTCGATCCACAGCGGCGTCGACGCGGCGATGAAGTTGCGGTCGACCGCGGCCGACCGCTGCGGTGTCAGGATCACGTCCTGGGAGCCGATCGCGCCGGCGCGGTCGCCGAGCTTGAAGAACACCATCGAGGCGTCGCCGTCGATGATCTCGTGCATGCCGTCGCCGTGGGCCGTGAACGCCGCGCGGATGCCGGCCATCGTGCCCTGCCCACGCGGCAGCTCGCCGCGCGCGCGCAGCAGCCGGGCCGGGCCGGTGTAGGGCTGGCCGTTCTTGCCGTCGTACTCGACCCAGACCTCGGTGCCGTCGTCGAGCGTGGCCCGGCCTGAGCCCTCGATCCGCAGGAACAGCTCGTCGACCGGATCGTCGACCCACAGCAGCTCGAGGTCGCGGCCCGCGAAGGCGCCGGCGCGGATCTCGGCGCGGGTCGGCAGCGGCACCAGCGCGTGGGTGGCCGGATCGAGCCGGCCCCACTGCTTGCGCCCGCGCCCGGTCGGGCTGCACTTCGACCAGTCGATCATCACCAGCTCGGGCGGCCGGCGGTAGATCGGGTACTGGTACTGATCGTGGCGGGTCCGCGACGCGCGCAGCGGCTGCACGAAGTACGCGGTCATCTTGCCGACCGGGCCGCGCTTGCCCGCGACCTGCCACGGCGCGAACTCGCGTTCGAAGAACCCGCGGGCCGCGGCGTCGTCGCCGGCCGGCAGGTCGGCCACCGCGGCGCACGCGCGGCGCCACTGCCGGGCCCGGCCGAACCGGCGGTCGAGGCCGACCCACGCGGCGTCGGCCAGCTCGGCCAGCTTCGGGCACGAGCGCGCGAACGCGGCCGCGGCCGCGGCGTGGCGGTCGTCGGCCCAGGCCGGCAGGTCGGCCCAGGTCGCGGCCGCGAAGCGCATCCGATCGAGCGGCGGCGGCGGCCGCGGCGTGACCTTGGGGCAGGGCGGCTCGATCGCGGTCACGGGCGCGCCCGGGGCGACGACGGTGGCGGCGACGGTGGGAGCGACGGCGGCGACGACCGTGGCGGCGACGGCGGCGCGCGCGTCGCTCGGCGCGGCCGCGGCGGTCGCGCCGGCAGGATCGTCCGTCCGCGCGACCGGCGCGGGCGCGCTCGTGCCCCCGCTGCACCCGAGCGCGATGGTCACGACGGTCGCGGCGAGGCGTCGCACTGTTCGATCGTACGCGCCGGCGGGCCGGCGTGTTCCCGAAATCGGTCGGCGACCCGCGCGCCGCGATCGCCGAGAACGCTGGCTCGCGCGCGCGCCCGGCGTACACTGCGCGCGATGTCGGTCCGTGATCGCACCCCTCGCCCGCCCACGGCGAAGTACATCACGCCCGAGGGCGCGAAGCGGCTCCGCGAGGAGCTCGAGTGGCTGTGGACCAAGGAGCGGCCGCGCGTGACCCAGGCGGTGTCCGACGCCGCCGCGCTCGGCGACCGGTCCGAGAACGCCGACTACATCTACGGCAAGCGGCGCCTGCGCGAGATCGATCGCCGGATCGAGTACCTGGCCAAGCGGCTCGACGTGGTCACGGTCGTGACCGAGACCCCGCGCGATCGCGGCCGGGTCGCGTTCGGCGCCTGGATCACGCTCGAGGACGACGACGGCGGCGAGCAGGTCTACCGCCTGGTCGGGCCCGACGAGTTCGATCCCAAGCAGGGCTTCATCAGCGTCGACTCGCCGGTGGCCAAGGCGGTCCTGGGCAAGCGCGCGGGCGACGAGGTCACGGTCGCCCGGCCCAAGGGCGCGGCCACGTTCACGATCGTCGGCGTGCGCTACCGCGAGGCGTAGGCGGTTGACGCCGGCGCGCCGGTTGCGGACAATGGTCGTGGCATGCGCCCGACGCTGGTGTTCGTGACCGCCGCGATGATCGCGGGTTGCTCGGTCGGGATGGGGCCCAACACCGCGGCCTCGCGGCCGGTCCTCGGCTGGGTGACGAGCAGCGACAAGGCCACGATGTGGTCGGTGGCCAAGGACCAGACCGGCGTGCCACCCGGCTTCGTCCGCGTAGATCTAGTGGAGGACGGCTTCGCAAAGATCTTCAACTTCTTCTCGATCGTGAGCGCGGTGCGCAAGGGCAACGTGGCGGCCACCGGCGACGGCGTGGTCGCTGGCGACCGTGACGTGGTCGACCTCGACCTCGCGTTCCTGGCCCGGTTCCCGTTGCCCGTGGGCGCGTTCTGCGTCGGCGTCGGCCACGCGTGGGCGCTGCAGGGTGCCACCGACCTGACCGGCTGGGGCGTGCGGGCGTCGGTGGCGCCGATCGGCCAGCTCTCGCTCGACTTCGCCCACAGCTGGGGTGACGGCAGCGACCAGCTCGCCGACGGATCCAGCCGCGCGATCGACGGCACGCACACCAGCCTCGGCGGGACCGTGCTCCTGTTCGGCTACCGCTACTTCCGGTGGGGCGTCTCGGTCGCGCGCACCTGGACCCGCGCCGATCCCTACGCCAGCGACGGCTACACCTACTCGTTGGTCGGCACGATGTACTGACGCGAGGTCGCGCTGGAGGCGGCCGCGGCGCTTGCCGTGGGCGGGCCCGCCGTCGACAATGCCGCGATGTCCGCGCCTCGATCCGGTCGCCGCCTCGGCGGTGCGCTCGCGGTCGGGCTCGGCATCTTCCTGTCGCGCGTCGCCGGCCTCGTGCGCGAGCGGGTGCTGGCCTACTACCTCGGCCTCGGCGACGCCGCCGGCGCGTTCCGCGCGGCGATGCGCATCCCGAACATGCTCCAGAACCTGCTGGGCGAGGGCGTGCTGTCGGCGTCGTTCATCCCGGTCTACGCGCGGCTGCGCGCCGAGGGCAAGGACGACGACGCCGAGCGGATGGCGCGGGCGGTCGGCACGCTCCTGACCCTCGTCGCGACCGCGGTCACGCTCGTGGGCGTGCTGGCGTCGCCGGTGCTGGTCGACCTCGTGGCCCCGGGCTTCCACGGCGCCACCCGCGCGCTGACGGTGCGCCTGGTCCAGATCATGTTCCCGGGCGTCGCGCTGCTGGTGCTGTCGGCGTGGTGCCTGGGGGTGCAGAACAGCCACGGCAAGTTCTTCCTGTCGTACGTGTCGCCGGTGGTGTGGAACGCGATGGTGATCGCGGCGGTGGTGGTCGCGGCCCAGCGCTGGGCCGGCCGCGGCGACGATCTGGCGGTGGCGGCGGCGTGGGGCGCGGTGGTCGGCGCGGCGGCGCAGCTCGCGGTGCAGCTGCCGACGGTGTGGCGGCTGCTCGGCAGCCTCCGGCCGACGATCGCGCGCGGCGATCCGGGCGTGCGCGCCACCTGGCGCGCGTTCGTCCCGGTGTTCATCGGCCGCGGCTCGGTGCAGATCTCGTCGTACCTCGATCAGATCCTCGCGAGCTACCTCGGCCCGGCGATGGTCGCGGGCATGAGCGCGGCCCAGACGCTGTACGTGTTGCCGGTCAGCTTGTTCGGCATGGCGGTGTCGGCGGCCGAGCTGCCGGCGATGGCGCGCGCCACCGGCGACGCCGACGCGATCGCCGCGGCCCTGCGCGGGCGCCTGCGCAGCGCGCTCCGGCGGGTGGTGTTCCTGGTGGTGCCGTCGGCGGTCGCGTTCGTCGCGCTCGGTGACGTGATCGTCGGGCTGGTGTTCCAGAGCGGCCGGTTCGACGCCGGCGACACCCACGCGGTCTGGATCATCCTCGCCGGCTCGGCGCTCGGGCTGTCGGCCGGGACCCAGGGCCGGCTGCTGTCGTCGGCGTTCTACGCGCTGGGCGACACCAAGACGCCGCTGCGCGCCGCGCTGGTGCGCGTGGCGATCACCTTCGTCGCGGGCTGGGCGTTCGCGCTGCCGCTCCGTCATCACTTCGGCTACAGCGCGGTGTGGGGCGCGTTCGGCCTGACCGCCAGCGCCGGCGGGGCCGCGTGGATCGAGTACGAGCTCTTGCGCCGCTGGCTGGCCCGTCGGATCGGCCACGTGCCGGTGCCGGTCGCGCTCATCCTCGGGGCGGTCGGCGCCGCGGTGGTCGCCGGGGCGCTGACGTGGATGGTGCTGCACGCGCTCGCGCCCCGGGGCGTGCTGGTCAGCGCCGCCGTGGCCCTGCCGCTCTATGGCGTGCTGTACCTATGGCCAATGGTCGCGTTCCGGGTGCCCGAAGTGAGCGCGCTCACGCGGCGGCTGCGGCGCTGACGGCGCCGCCCGTCGACAAGTGGCAACACCATCCGCCGGTGTGTTCACATGTGACGCACGTCGTCCGCGTGTTCTCGCGCGGTTAGTTCGCCTTGACCCAGGGCATGAAAGTTGCTGACATGGCCGGGACCGCAACGGAGCTATGTCCGGGGGGCGGTGGCCGCTCGCTTCGAGCGGCGCGACTCAAACGGAAGGACGCAACGATGCGTGGACTCGTGCTTGTGGGACTAGCGATCGGAACCACCGGTTGCCTGATGTCGGGCAACTATCACTCGGCCAAGACCCTGAACAAGGGCGAGTCGGAGGTCGGCGTCACGTTCTCGGCCACCCGCTACGAGTCGACGACGACCGATCCGAACACCGGCCAGACCGAGACCGGCGCGGTCGTGCTGCCCAACCTGATCCCCGAGATCTCGTACCA
Encoded proteins:
- a CDS encoding HlyC/CorC family transporter — protein: MLDFLLIFVLIVGNGVFAGAEIALLSVRKTRLTEFIRRGDRRAIAVQALRNRPERFLATLQIGLTVVGTAAATFGGAHGASSIADLLRSMGVDHSADTIALALVIVAISFAELIIGELVPKSLALRYSDTFSFVVARPVLFLSHVMRPLVWLLTGVSNVVLRAFGDKTTFTETRLSRDELQELVEEAAKTGSVDPRASEIASRALEFEAITVAEVMVPRNRVVALKQGAPAEEIQRAILEEGHSRMPVYAGQIDNIVGYVVARDVLALTWERGLVQFADILRPPYVVGERTRALDLLREMQRRRVQMAVVTDEHGGLAGLVTIEDLVEELVGDIFSEDDEPDALIVREASGTAIAQGWAPVRKVNRALDLDLPVGADRTTIAGLCMSLAQAIPQAGERLTTEDGTILEIIEASPRRVRRVRIHPVGLPRPPADAAADTAA
- a CDS encoding SDR family oxidoreductase produces the protein MSRWLVTGANRGIGRELVRQLGARGDAVVAVVRNPDSLAPGPGLEVIGCDVADGAAVARLAAALGDGALDVIVNNAGVWPDDGQALGGLDFAELERSLAVNALAPLRVTEALLPHLRRGRGKKVAHISSGLGSIADNTSGGWYGYRLAKAALNMAARTLARDLVDDGIHVAVIDPGWVQTDMGGANAPTAVADSARGILAQIDRLDARTSGGFLHWQGGTTPW
- the murJ gene encoding murein biosynthesis integral membrane protein MurJ — its product is MSAPRSGRRLGGALAVGLGIFLSRVAGLVRERVLAYYLGLGDAAGAFRAAMRIPNMLQNLLGEGVLSASFIPVYARLRAEGKDDDAERMARAVGTLLTLVATAVTLVGVLASPVLVDLVAPGFHGATRALTVRLVQIMFPGVALLVLSAWCLGVQNSHGKFFLSYVSPVVWNAMVIAAVVVAAQRWAGRGDDLAVAAAWGAVVGAAAQLAVQLPTVWRLLGSLRPTIARGDPGVRATWRAFVPVFIGRGSVQISSYLDQILASYLGPAMVAGMSAAQTLYVLPVSLFGMAVSAAELPAMARATGDADAIAAALRGRLRSALRRVVFLVVPSAVAFVALGDVIVGLVFQSGRFDAGDTHAVWIILAGSALGLSAGTQGRLLSSAFYALGDTKTPLRAALVRVAITFVAGWAFALPLRHHFGYSAVWGAFGLTASAGGAAWIEYELLRRWLARRIGHVPVPVALILGAVGAAVVAGALTWMVLHALAPRGVLVSAAVALPLYGVLYLWPMVAFRVPEVSALTRRLRR
- the greB gene encoding transcription elongation factor GreB, with amino-acid sequence MSVRDRTPRPPTAKYITPEGAKRLREELEWLWTKERPRVTQAVSDAAALGDRSENADYIYGKRRLREIDRRIEYLAKRLDVVTVVTETPRDRGRVAFGAWITLEDDDGGEQVYRLVGPDEFDPKQGFISVDSPVAKAVLGKRAGDEVTVARPKGAATFTIVGVRYREA
- a CDS encoding murein transglycosylase A, with amino-acid sequence MRRLAATVVTIALGCSGGTSAPAPVARTDDPAGATAAAAPSDARAAVAATVVAAVAPTVAATVVAPGAPVTAIEPPCPKVTPRPPPPLDRMRFAAATWADLPAWADDRHAAAAAAFARSCPKLAELADAAWVGLDRRFGRARQWRRACAAVADLPAGDDAAARGFFEREFAPWQVAGKRGPVGKMTAYFVQPLRASRTRHDQYQYPIYRRPPELVMIDWSKCSPTGRGRKQWGRLDPATHALVPLPTRAEIRAGAFAGRDLELLWVDDPVDELFLRIEGSGRATLDDGTEVWVEYDGKNGQPYTGPARLLRARGELPRGQGTMAGIRAAFTAHGDGMHEIIDGDASMVFFKLGDRAGAIGSQDVILTPQRSAAVDRNFIAASTPLWIDTDAPRVNARGTEPWRHLVVAQDTGGNIKGAVRADLYWGPDAADGDVAGHLGGKGQYWALLPRAVKPR